The stretch of DNA CAGATTCAGCCGATGATGCATGTGGTCTACTCAGGGATGCAAATAAAAAGGTGTAATTTAcagctgcagagacactgaAGAGTGGAATAAGAAATGGTCTGAACAAGACTACACAATGCTCCCTTTGTTGCTCCTCAAGACAAGTCAACCAGGAGAACCCTTTGTTCTCTTGCAAAACCTGAAAGCTGTCTTCTAACCAATAGGAGGTAAAGGGAGCCCCCGTGGCAGCCAATAAAAAAGCAGGAAACACGATGTTGTTCTGGCTGTGAACTTCCTCCGAAGCCCTTTCAGCCCTCTGCCTTTGTCGTGCTGCTGTCCTTCCCGTGTCTCCGGCTCATCCTGTTTCTCGTTCCCGACAAAAAGCTGCACAGGAACTTACTGCAGATCACTGATGGGCCTTGTGTCAACAGCCAGGGCGAGAGCACGGGAGCACACGCAAATGAATTCAGAACAACTTGGTGGCAGGTGGTTTCACTGTGTTGCAGTGTGCCTAGCAACAGCAATCTTTCTGACTGCAGTGCAGTGACTTGTAACCGCCACACCCACACGCGAGAGGAAAAAGGGAACGGACTGGCATAACCCACCGAGTTGCCAATTACAGAGTGTAGTAAGGCTGCTCTCGGGGCTATAACTGGAGCCTAATTATCCCTGTCAAAAGAACAATCTGTTATTAAGGCACAGAGCGTGCAGAGGAGCCCGTGCGCTACTTAACCCTTTACATTCTCCGTCTGCTGTGTCAGCAAACTCaccatacatttctttttcaaaaaaaggaacattttataCATCTTCATCAAGAATGATGCCAAATAAAGATCGAACACGAATCTGTTTTTACTGAGGAGCTGAGGCGGTAACATCAGGAGCAAGCCTTTTACATACTATATATTGATTTTGTACAACTGAACAGTCTTTGTTTGCGATAACTTCTATGGACAACTGTATCGATACAACAGACTTCAGATACAATGCTGGAGGATAAAGTGAGTGCCAAACTCAAAGGCAAAAGTAATAACAGTAACACATATTAACAAAAATCTCTGAGGTCTTaacattcttctctctctctctctctcctattcACTTTCCATTGCATGTGGCTGAACAAATGAGGCCATTTTTACACAGAACGTGGTTGGGAACTGCACAGTCAGCAGGCTGCAGGGCAGGTTTGGCTCTACAGTCACCAATAGCAACTCACTagtcccccccccttttcaaaTACCCATCGAGATTCATGGCATGCGGCTCAATTCAGCTCAGAGCCAGTCCTGAGCTCGCCGGAGCCCTAAACAAAACACTGCTGAGAGGGCCTCCGAGACCGGACCCATGGGCCACGTTAACCATGTGTCATtatcacacagtcacacctgAGACCCCGGGGATCCCACCACCATCCTCCCCTTCTTTAAAACGGGTCATTCTAAAGAGAAGTGCGCCTACAAAGAACAGAATGTGGTATAAAAACAACACCAttattgattacattttttttagagaaacTTAAGATAAGTGAatacaaacattaacataaagAAGAACCTGTAGAAAACAGTAAAGTACGACACTCAGGCTCTGCTGCCTGGTGATTAGTACTGGCCGATGATTCAATATCTGAGTAACTTATAGTACCTGTAAAGTGTAGATAACAACACAATTATGAATTTTATCAGCCGCACCAGGCCAATTCAAACTGGCTCACCCAGATTtaattttgttacatttttaaatataacattCAAGATTGACTGCGGCTCCTGAAACATGGTCATCTGTGCTGCCCAGTATGCCGAGCTAATAAACAgtttaaattcaatattttaatcGGCAGTCAAAGTCAACCCATTGATTTCCATCTAGCtgtaattaatgaattaattaccGAGAGACTATGTCTATGAAGAGTGACGTCATTCCCATTCATTGTCTGCACTGATTCACACAGAGGCTGCTATTGAAAAAGCGTGAGTTTTGGTTTTTCTGTGAATTTCTtttccttgtccttgtcctttagacatttatcaaaatgtaatgaacaGTTAGTTGTATTTCACTCTCACTTCTGTCATTCACAAAGTGACAGAATAGGTGAGAGATGCACTGCCCAGCTCTGTTGGCGAGACATGGAGACTAGAGAGAGATGCACTTTAACTTAATGCTACTGATATTTGCTGACTTCAAACTTAGAGAGTTTAGCTGATTGCTGTTCCTGCAATTCACTCTTacgatttttttctcttcattttaatCTCTTTGTGACCAGAGGGACagttctgcctcctcctctcgtcaAAGTTGTTAACGGTGACACCTCTTCGGACAGACTATTAATGTTGATAATAAAGCAACTAAATTTAATACCCTATAAAATGGCAATTAAGATATTCTAATACTTTTTAAGGGCTTTAATTTTCACTAAACTGATTTATTACATTCTCCTTCATTAGACCCCGCAGACACACTGGACGAGCAATCTACCCAATACAAATGAACCAGATTGCCACTCTGTCCGCGACAACTGCTTCAATCAAACAGGTTGGCAGCTTGTCAATCATCTCTGCCTCAGGGGTAATTCCACTCAGGAGCCTTGCCTCTGTTTAAACAGAAAGGCCGACATTGGCTGCCAATTTTGCTCCATGACTGCCACTGACTGTACCGTGAACGAGAACTAATTCTGGACAACTGCTATTATTCTATTTGACTTATAAAAATTGAGATGTATTTCAAAACTATGCTGAAGCACGATATTCATTTCCAAAGAGCTACATCCTCAAAATCAGGGTAACAGTGAGtgaagttaaacaaaaaaaacagagttgaaTGTATAGAGATCTCTGAAAGAGCAGAGGTGGAAGACAGCTCTGCTGATACCAACCAGTTGAAGCCGAACATCATAACCACACTGCGTGTTGATGACGTCCTCCTGtaaaaaaggagaacaaaaaatgtGAGGTCCTCTGTCGGATTGGATTATTACCATTTCATCTATTTTtcagtggaaataaaatgtataatgtttTGTCATATGCCTGAGTGACAGGGGGAGAAATTAAGCGCTTCAAATAACTTGACCCATGAACAAATAATTGCTCAAATGAGTGCTAGATACTGCGCTCTTATTTAGCATCTTGATACAATCTTCAAGACTGTATAAGAATTCAAGTATTCCCAAAGGCTAAAAGAAATGTTGCCGTTGTGTCACTCTGAGATTATTGACtaaaattatagtttttcaTATTGCTGAGTTACTCACCGCAGGGTCTTTGACACAACAGGAGAAGGGGACTCCGCAGCGCTCCCTGCTGGGGTTCAGCTCAGTGCAGTTGAAGTAGATGTTCTGGTTCCAGTCGTCGGGCCCATGAGCTCCACAGCATGACCACTGAGCCAGCAGCAATGACAAGAGATTTAACAGTCAATTCTGATAAAGGGAcacatttatttcctctgtcGGGTCTGGCTCAGGTTAGCTTGGGCGGGTGCAACTACAATCAGTGAGACTCAAATGGCAAGACAACAGCGGATCCAATTAGCTTTACAGTGCAACATGACAGAGCCCAGCATTTTCACATGGGAGCCAATTATCTAAACCGTTTCATTCATATAATTGGATGATCATTTGAAGgaaatgaaatcacattaaacatGAGATTTActgcacagctgcagcagctgactCATTCTCCTCTATGCCCAATGCGGAGCAGATTCAGGTTCAAACATATACATAACAACATTACTGAAGAAGGGAGTGACTTCTTACCGGCAAAAAGAAATAtggagaagttgtttttttaagttagtGACACATTTGTTTCGTTCTGTGCGTGTGGACTCACATATTCCTGGGCAAAGTCAATGAGATTCTGCAAGTCGATGTCATCGCGGTAGGCCTTCACATTATTGTTGATGAAAAAGTTGAGCTGGTCTTTGATCCAGTCCTTAAAGACGAAGGCGAGGATCCCCGCAGTCAGCTCCAAGAAGAAGATCAAACCCAGGAACACAGAAAACTGGAAAAGTacatgacacagacacaaacacacagaaaaaccaTTATTTCAATCGGATAGTCTATTTATATCTTGTATAGAAAAGGGGcagaaaaacgtttttttctagCATTTCCTGTAAAACAATTAAGACAACAACTCTCATGTGTAATGTCCGTGTGCAGGTCTGGCTGTAAGGCCTGCCCTGATTCGCTGCGTGAGAGTGTGGCAACATGAACCGCGGTCCCAGAGGTGCCCTTATATCATCCCTTTACAGTAAGTGTAGGAGGAGGGGCTAATGATAAATGCACAAAAGCCACATTAGCTGCTCACTCTGACGCCTGACTTACTGCTGCTAATGGACATAGGCTGCAGTTAATAGCTGCTCAGAATCACAGCCAGCAACAAGCCTGGTTTGTCTCCGTCACATGTTGTTATCAATACAGCTAAACCCAAATAAATATCCTGAAATGGTGTAATGGCTTTGGAGTAAGTCTCAGCTTTATTTCAGATCCAAAGCAGAAAGGTGCTGCTGGAGAACAAGATTGCTTTACACAGAGGAAATCTTGTGGTGGTTCTCTGAGGAATGGATCTGCGTTTCTGATCCAAGCAGTTGGCTAAGTGATGATGATAACACATCTTTGTGCCATGCAACCGCTGACAGCAATTGGCTTGGGGGAGTCAAAGGGACACCTGCTACACTGACAGCCTCGGCTCCGGTGTGAACTGCGGATTTAAGGGATTCACAGAATCGGGAGCTGCCTTACAAATTTAAGTAGGGAGGTGTTCTCACGGAGTGCTCCAATACAGCCAGCAAAGCCCAGGACGAACATGACCCCTCCCACGACGATGAAGAGCCACACGGGGTCGAAACCCCCCAGATctgtgatggatgacagatTGGACAGCACGCCCtgagggaaaggaagaaagacaaaacgcATTGGTTTAAACTGCAACATTTCCAAAAGTACTCATTACCATCTCTTTTACAGGGTCTCATCAAAATGGCTCCCTcgacaaaaacacagttttgaaAAAGGGTTTTGATATCAAAGGAAAAGTAAGAATTAAAGTAAAGACAAAACCAAGAGGCCAACTGGGATGGCAGTGTTCAGACATGCAGAAATACAGCAGAAGAATCAATTAAAATCCAAAACTGTCATTTGATTAGAATGGTCTCtatcaaatgtgttgttttctgaaTAAAATAACAACCCTCACAGGGTTTTTCTGTTGCAGACCACTGTCCAGCCAACGAAACAAGTAACGTTCATCAGTCCTTCCTCTTTGTCCCCACAGCCCCGAGGCCACagtgtgtcaatgtgttttcCTGTCAGTCTCCACCCTGCATAATGCCTaacacagacatgttttatCTGAACCAACgacccattttttaaaacatatattaCACTTAAAACCCAAGGACGCAACTAACTGGAAAACTAGTTTAAGGGGACCTATTagtcttttttctcattttgtgttatacatacatacaatgtTAGTTTTGGATGTCCACATTAAAAGTTTCAATCAATGAGATAAACATATGTAAAAATGATCTCTGTGAGATAAAAGCTCAGGTGTTGGACGGCTCTGAATATTTCTACTCTTGCAATGCACTTATGTCAGTTCGTCACAGATTTCCTCATCTGCTCCAAGCACAGCTTGTTCTCCCAAAACAGTTGACTTGAGCGGTTTCATGGGGATTTATTGTACTCCTCCTGCCTACGAACAAGCAACGCTGCTGATTTACAGATGTTTGGTGACGGCAGGATAGTATTTTACTGGCAACGTTAGCTTTTGTGTTTCCTGAGAGCAAACGTTCGCACATGTACAACATTTTAACAGGAGCATATCTAggggaaaaaattatattgatTCTTATTGACTACATCCACCGTTTTGTGACACAGGAAGCAGATAAGGGGCGTAACATTTACCGAACGCAGACACCCTGCTTTAATCCTTGTTTCTGCAGACCTTCATGATTCAGGCTCAAAAGATGAACGAGTGGATCTGAGAAGATGATATCTCCAATCACTTGTGTTCTGTTATTTGGTTTTAGTTATCAGTTTCACAGTTTGATCTCAGAACCTGCACACAGGCAAAGAGCACGAGGCAATGCTCAGGAGCGCTGGATGTACTGCTACATTTAAGGAGGTCTGAGCTAAAATTGCCTGTTCCAGTCAGAGGCTCGTCCGCGGGTCTGCATAACAGGCAGTTATAGATAAATAAGAACTTCTTATTGAACCTTTATTTCTGGAGTTCCCAGAATTAAAATAGAGAGAGCTGTAAATGAGAATAATAGGTGACCTTTAATATCACTGGATACTGCAATATGCTGTGCTTGTGGGTGTAAATGCTTATTCAAATATAATAGGTGTTCCAATTCACTGTCGGCCCCCATCTCTCATATATTTCTCAAACAGAGGGAAGCCACTGCTGTGTTATTGCCCGTGAATGTGGGCACCGGCTCTCTTTTCTGACATCCCGTTTGCTTTTCACATATAGTGCACACGTCAAAAAACTTGCAGCTAAAGCCCAAGAAGCTAAAATATCATACTGCTCAAGTTAAGCTCCTCCGCTCTGGGCTCGGGGACAACTTTGGGACAATACTGTATTCTTGAGTTTTTATGGCACTGGTGCAGAAGAAACTGCTTTCATTTGCATTTAAGCATGAGGCCCTGAAACAATAGTGTGGTCTGGCTGCACGCAGCGGGCTTGAAACTAATCAGCTAAGTCACTGAGACCCAAACTTACCATTATGCCTTTCCAGTACCCGCTATTCATCATTTGGCAAAATCCTTTTAAATGATTCACTCTGTTCCACAAAGGTAGCTACTCCAGTGCAGGCCTGTATGCAGACTTCATGACCAAATGTAACTAATGCTTCAACGGCATTTACTGAACTGAGTGGGGCAATTTCTGGTGAATTAATGAACAAATTGACTGTAAATGTCATTGGTAGAAATTTTGACTCAACCTCCCATGTGTAAAGTGCACGTGACACCTGACATTTGTGGCCCTGTATTGTGGAAAATAAACAGTAACCAGTTTCCATTCGAATTGGTtcctttgtgctgttttttaacTGATGACCTGCAGCATCACAGTTAATTTCCAACTGTGACTAGGACGTGTTTCACCGGGATCATTATCAGTTCAATCGCATTCAAGTGTTACAGACATGGTGCTTCTATTTTTCCACACCATTTCTCTCAACCTCTCTGTTTGTATCTTAAACTCCCCCCTGCAAACTGCCTCTTCCGACTTGTTTCAGCCAGAACGGAGAAGAATTCAAGTTATGCTGTCGAGGCAGTCGTACTGTACtacaccagtgtgtgtttgtgtgtgcatgtgtttacaCTTACCTTCTCCGCCCATGCCCACAAGCCTATGGCCAAGAATGCAGCTCCTAGTAACTGTAAAACAAAGCACAGAGAAGAGGATCTTCGGTCATATAAAGAGCAGCCGTACCCATTAGTTAGACCCATTTCAAACCCTCCCAGTTTCAAATGTCATTCGACTTCTTGAACACTAAAAAGTTAAAACTCAAGTTTAACACTGAAAAACTTCTTCTGTAGAGACTGTGTGGACATTGGATCATATTTGATTTAAAGTGgggtctccatggcaacacgtgaaaacaacaaccaaacaaaggTATTCTGTctgtgaatatattttgttttttgttgaactCTAAATGATCCATAATAATCTCTGACATCCCCTTCTCCCAATACATCTGTGGCCACAGCAAAAAATGTGAgaattcaaaacacaaatacaaaaatctcTCATTTGAAATAACCTTCAAGTTCTCTTCTAAAACTGGCAGATAACAGCGTGCTCATTTCAAGCTCCTCGCTTATAGCCTTTAGACAAAAGTGAATTCTCTGaagactttttttgtcttttaaacttGCTGTGGACAGAGTGAATCATCGCATCTGCAGGTTATTGCACTGGGCTGCCGAAGAGGCTGGAGGATGTGTTATCCTGAGATTTAAGGTGAAGCCCTCCTGTATTAGACTCCCATCAAAGGGAAGAATGATTATAGGGCTTGGTTTAAAACAAGTCaaataaaagaacagaaagTACAGGGTGAACACAGCACTGGACCACccaatgtaaaaaacaacaaccccaaaatcATACAAATACAGCACAAAGGCTTCAGATTATGTCAGACTAcaagtcagtaaaaaaaatcacctattTTGTAGCTTCCTCAAATGTCATTTGGAAGAGATTTGGGATGGTAACAAACTTTGTGAGTAACTTACTTCGAAATTGGGTTAAATCATACTGTTGGGAAGTTGATTAAATAAAGGGAAACTTGTAAAACCTTGGCAACCCGTCAATGCCCACAGTGTGACAATatgccaaacaaaaacaacaacaacagaagcagttactgggggggggggattgctgCTCCTGCTGAGTTGACTGAGTTGAGCTATGTAAGTGGTTGAAGTGAAGGATGTGGTGGCTTTAGCTCGAAAGTGACAGTCAGGACGAGTCAGGTAAGACGCTGGAGATCAGTCAGAGGAGATTAGACTGAGAGTTCGAAGTATTTAACCATTTAGCCTCTGACACAACAGGGAGATTAACGAGAGCACGGAAAacatgaaagtgaaaacaacTCTCAGTTCACAGCATTGAAACTTCAATTGTACAACTCCCCCTCAAGCATTAGGTTACAGAAAAGCTTCCTAGATGCTGTATTTTTGTTCTGATCCAACTATTTATTTTGGAGGACGTAGTCGGAGACGCTGTCGAACTGCATTCTGCATCTTCACAAGAGTTCCTATTATCTTTTCACCCCATTCAAATCTATGAGGGCAGGctaaaacaacagacatacCTATTTGTATAATGCACTAAAgttcaacagcagcacagactACAGCCTCCAAATCAACAGTGCATTAtttagactgcattagttttagttatgtgttcctaataaagtgacaactgagtgtatgtgtgttcgcTGATTATTTTATCAAATTGTAAATGTAGACTTCAACTAGAGTTACTGACTTTTGGTTGTAAGCCTTGCCAACCTGTGTTATGGTGTTTAATAAAGGCCAGCTAAAACATTTGTTATTGCAGAACATTACTTTatcacagtgaagttgacctttgaccttttggaaatcaaatgaaaaaacttGTAAAGGTGTGTTCACACCGCACATGACACAAATTGTTCGCGTGAGGCGATTACATAAGAAGCAATTCGCTCCACTCGCTCAAGTTGAACTAATTGAAGTCGTGCGAAATGTCCGCATGTATGTCACTGTTGCCAGACGTCCCCACGTATCAGGAATGGAAAACTATTGTCACTGTATTTTTGACACAACATGCTTTTTGTATTGTGAACGGGCGAAGAGGGAGAGGGTTTGACAGAAAGAGCCAACGCCAAGGTTGTTAtaatcaaacaaatatttttaaatatttggatttttaaagtgtatgtttgtgtgttctgtcaCTGCTCAGTGACCACACTGCAATGTTCCTCAAAATATTTATTCGGTAAATCAGACTTCAGACAAGTCACTCACTATGTGTAATATAATAGGGTGTGACTTTAAGCAGCAATTTGTGATTGCTTCCGAGCCAGGAACTTTCTGAGAACACAGCCCACAAAGGAATTACATCCACAGAATAACCTGAGGGCAAAAAGAACAACCTGCA from Scophthalmus maximus strain ysfricsl-2021 chromosome 9, ASM2237912v1, whole genome shotgun sequence encodes:
- the tspan17 gene encoding tetraspanin-17; this encodes MSRKHHHLKGAEVSCCVKYALFGFNIIFWLLGAAFLAIGLWAWAEKGVLSNLSSITDLGGFDPVWLFIVVGGVMFVLGFAGCIGALRENTSLLKFFSVFLGLIFFLELTAGILAFVFKDWIKDQLNFFINNNVKAYRDDIDLQNLIDFAQEYWSCCGAHGPDDWNQNIYFNCTELNPSRERCGVPFSCCVKDPAEDVINTQCGYDVRLQLELDRQKYISTKGCVGQFEKWLQDNLIIVAGIFVGIALLQIFGICLAQNLVSDVKAVKANW